A region from the Mesorhizobium shangrilense genome encodes:
- a CDS encoding HpcH/HpaI aldolase family protein yields the protein MAEQIEHFAVWLSTPHQAMMEIAHDIGYRHIVLDIEHGLFDLEATDRIVALGKALGMKMHAKVLGPEAIPIQQALDMGCDSVIIPHIGDLEHARRVTLSAKYPPLGNRSFSGTRPARYNVVSPDYYERENINTRCYPMIESAAALNDVEAILALPTVDGVFVGPSDLSLDSGRGAYRNTGEDKAAIRRIAAAASAAGKPWIMPAWTRTERTAALELGAGLLVVADEYGAILSGLADAAK from the coding sequence ATGGCTGAGCAGATCGAACATTTCGCCGTATGGCTGTCGACCCCGCATCAGGCGATGATGGAGATCGCCCATGACATCGGCTACCGGCATATCGTGCTCGACATCGAGCACGGCCTCTTCGATCTCGAGGCCACCGACCGCATCGTCGCGCTCGGCAAGGCGCTGGGCATGAAAATGCACGCCAAGGTGCTCGGGCCTGAAGCGATCCCTATCCAGCAGGCGCTCGACATGGGCTGCGACAGCGTCATCATTCCGCATATCGGCGACCTCGAACATGCGCGCCGTGTCACGCTTTCGGCAAAATACCCGCCGCTCGGCAATCGCAGTTTCTCCGGCACGCGTCCCGCACGCTACAATGTCGTTTCGCCCGACTATTACGAGCGGGAAAACATCAACACACGCTGCTATCCGATGATCGAATCGGCGGCCGCGCTGAACGACGTCGAGGCCATTCTGGCCTTGCCGACCGTTGACGGCGTGTTCGTCGGGCCGAGCGATCTGTCGCTGGACAGTGGGCGCGGCGCCTATCGCAACACCGGCGAGGACAAGGCCGCCATCCGGCGGATCGCCGCCGCCGCGAGCGCGGCGGGCAAGCCGTGGATCATGCCGGCCTGGACGCGCACCGAGCGGACGGCCGCGCTGGAGCTCGGCGCCGGTCTGCTCGTCGTCGCCGACGAATATGGTGCGATCCTGTCCGGCCTCGCCGACGCCGCGAAATGA
- a CDS encoding phospholipase D-like domain-containing protein — protein MWQTLATHWPQILAIISVVMATVGIAHAAMTKEDVRSATGWVGVMLLSPIIGVLVYAVAGINRIRRASISAQRLLPGSATAADALRTEAAENLVVEQYGPRFTGLKILGDRVARRALTPGNAIAVLKTGDEAYSAMCAAIGGARRSILLETYIFDNDAIGLLFVEALAEAVRRGVSVRVLIDAVGARYSVPSIIGHLRDANVTAALFNGNIVMGLRLPYANLRTHRKILVVDGAVAFTGGMNIRKAFSAELVGTAVAHDTHFHVTGPIVADLFSIAAEDWRFATKEALKGDEWLVAPLSPAPGLPMMSRAIASGPDGSIETNHKLLIGAFSVARKSIRIMSPYFLPDRELISALTTAARRGVEIDVVVPAVNNLFLVDRAMTAQFDQILKNYCRIWRANGAFDHSKLLSIDGVWTYVGSSNLDARSLRLNFEIDLEVLDAGFAAEIESRIGSAMASATPVTLETLRARPFVIRLLDKLLWLGSPYL, from the coding sequence ATGTGGCAGACCCTGGCGACTCACTGGCCTCAGATTCTCGCGATCATCTCGGTGGTGATGGCGACGGTCGGCATCGCGCATGCCGCCATGACCAAGGAGGACGTGCGCTCAGCCACCGGATGGGTCGGCGTCATGCTCTTGTCGCCCATCATCGGCGTGCTGGTCTATGCGGTGGCGGGCATCAATCGCATTCGTCGCGCGTCGATCAGCGCGCAGCGGCTGCTTCCAGGCAGCGCGACGGCGGCGGACGCGCTTCGCACCGAGGCCGCCGAAAACCTGGTCGTCGAGCAATATGGCCCGCGCTTCACCGGCCTGAAGATACTGGGCGACAGGGTGGCGCGGCGTGCCCTGACTCCGGGAAACGCAATTGCGGTGTTGAAGACGGGAGACGAGGCCTATTCGGCGATGTGCGCGGCGATTGGCGGCGCGCGGCGCAGCATCCTGCTTGAAACCTACATCTTCGACAATGACGCCATCGGTCTGCTTTTCGTCGAGGCGCTCGCCGAAGCCGTGCGGCGCGGCGTCAGCGTGCGCGTGCTGATCGATGCTGTCGGGGCCCGGTACTCCGTCCCCAGCATTATCGGCCATCTGCGCGACGCCAATGTCACTGCCGCCCTCTTCAACGGCAACATCGTGATGGGACTGCGCCTGCCTTATGCCAACCTGAGAACGCACCGGAAAATCCTGGTGGTCGACGGCGCGGTCGCCTTTACCGGCGGGATGAACATCCGCAAGGCGTTCTCCGCCGAGCTTGTCGGCACCGCCGTTGCCCACGATACGCATTTTCACGTCACCGGGCCGATCGTGGCCGACCTGTTTTCGATCGCAGCCGAGGACTGGCGCTTCGCCACCAAAGAAGCTCTCAAGGGCGACGAGTGGCTGGTGGCTCCACTTTCGCCAGCCCCCGGACTGCCGATGATGTCGCGGGCAATTGCCTCCGGTCCTGATGGCAGCATCGAAACAAACCACAAATTGCTGATCGGCGCCTTCTCGGTCGCCCGCAAATCGATCCGCATCATGTCGCCCTATTTCCTGCCCGACCGAGAGCTGATCAGCGCCTTGACGACAGCGGCCAGGCGCGGCGTCGAGATCGATGTCGTGGTTCCGGCGGTGAACAATCTCTTCCTCGTCGATCGTGCGATGACCGCGCAATTCGACCAGATCCTGAAGAATTATTGCCGCATCTGGCGCGCGAATGGCGCCTTCGATCATTCGAAGCTGCTGTCGATCGATGGCGTATGGACCTATGTCGGTTCTTCCAACCTCGACGCCCGATCGCTGCGGCTGAACTTTGAGATCGACCTGGAGGTTCTCGATGCCGGCTTTGCCGCGGAGATTGAAAGCCGGATCGGATCGGCCATGGCGTCCGCCACACCGGTAACCCTCGAGACCTTGAGGGCTCGGCCGTTCGTCATCCGCCTGCTCGACAAGCTGCTATGGCTTGGCTCGCCCTATCTCTAG
- a CDS encoding 5-guanidino-2-oxopentanoate decarboxylase, which translates to MSDAISCGSRLMQLLRAYGVDTVFGMPGVHTLEAYRGMNAAGIRHIGVRHEQGAGFMADGYARMSGRPGVCLLISGPGVTNAATPLGQAYSDSVPVLLISSVAANKDLGMGRGRLHEITDQSQVTAPLTAFSAIASDPEQVRELVARAFAVFETGRPRPVHISIPLDVFKAMDDKPVTRRSARGRPAPVAEDAAEAAKLLASAKRPVIIAGGGSLGASDRLRKLAEMVGAAVVPTIAGKGAIPDSHPLALEATLDRPATQALIASADVVLCIGTELAEPDIWLDGPLPMTGKIIRIDIDAAALARDYDATVALHADSSEAIDMILSALPQVTAGGFSGSNEIASVRATERAALTPLERKHVKVLDALRRALPADGVVYTDMTQLAYTGYAFFPTERPKQWFFPAGYGTLGYALPAAIGGQIAAPDRPVMAIVGDGGFQFTLQELGTAVEQKLPLVVLLWNNDSLAQIRDGMIARDIPTIGVNQHNPDFIKLAEAYGCLTASPQSTGELEAALRDGFSAQRPTVVVLREDAAFLRQD; encoded by the coding sequence ATGTCCGACGCGATTTCCTGTGGCAGCCGGTTGATGCAGCTCTTGCGAGCCTATGGCGTGGATACTGTCTTCGGCATGCCCGGCGTGCACACGCTGGAGGCCTATCGCGGCATGAATGCCGCCGGCATCCGCCACATCGGCGTACGCCATGAGCAGGGCGCCGGCTTCATGGCCGATGGCTATGCCCGCATGTCCGGCCGCCCCGGCGTCTGCCTGCTGATCTCGGGACCGGGCGTCACCAATGCCGCCACCCCGCTCGGCCAGGCCTATTCGGACAGCGTGCCGGTGCTGCTGATTTCGAGCGTCGCCGCCAACAAGGACCTCGGCATGGGGCGCGGACGCCTGCATGAAATCACCGATCAGTCTCAGGTGACCGCGCCGCTGACGGCGTTCTCCGCGATCGCCTCTGATCCCGAGCAGGTGCGCGAACTGGTGGCGCGCGCCTTCGCCGTATTCGAGACCGGACGCCCGCGACCCGTGCACATTTCCATTCCGCTCGACGTGTTCAAGGCAATGGACGACAAGCCGGTGACGCGGCGTAGCGCACGCGGCCGGCCCGCGCCTGTCGCCGAGGATGCGGCAGAGGCCGCGAAGCTGCTCGCGTCGGCGAAACGGCCGGTGATCATCGCCGGCGGTGGCAGCCTCGGCGCCAGCGATCGGTTGCGCAAGCTGGCGGAGATGGTCGGCGCCGCTGTCGTGCCGACCATCGCCGGCAAGGGCGCGATCCCGGATTCGCATCCGCTTGCCCTGGAAGCCACGCTCGACCGGCCGGCCACCCAGGCTCTGATCGCCTCCGCCGATGTCGTGCTTTGCATCGGCACCGAACTGGCGGAGCCCGACATCTGGCTGGACGGTCCCCTGCCGATGACCGGCAAGATCATCCGCATCGACATCGACGCGGCGGCTCTCGCTCGCGACTATGACGCGACGGTGGCGCTGCACGCCGATTCGAGCGAAGCGATCGACATGATCCTGTCCGCCCTGCCCCAGGTCACCGCGGGTGGCTTCAGCGGTTCGAACGAAATCGCCAGTGTCCGGGCAACCGAGCGGGCCGCACTGACCCCGCTGGAACGCAAGCACGTCAAGGTATTGGACGCGCTTCGCCGCGCTCTGCCCGCCGATGGCGTCGTCTACACCGACATGACGCAGCTCGCCTACACCGGCTATGCCTTCTTCCCCACCGAAAGGCCAAAGCAATGGTTCTTCCCGGCAGGCTACGGCACACTGGGCTATGCCTTGCCGGCGGCGATCGGTGGACAGATCGCTGCGCCGGACCGGCCGGTGATGGCGATCGTCGGTGACGGCGGCTTCCAGTTCACGCTGCAGGAGCTCGGCACCGCGGTCGAGCAGAAGCTGCCGCTGGTCGTACTGCTCTGGAACAATGACAGCCTCGCTCAGATCCGCGACGGCATGATCGCCCGCGACATCCCCACCATCGGCGTCAACCAGCACAATCCGGATTTCATCAAACTCGCCGAGGCCTATGGCTGTCTCACCGCCAGCCCGCAAAGCACCGGCGAACTGGAAGCCGCGCTGCGCGACGGCTTCTCCGCACAGAGGCCGACCGTTGTCGTGCTGCGCGAGGACGCCGCCTTCCTGCGCCAGGACTGA
- a CDS encoding ABC transporter ATP-binding protein → MTIEQKNLAGGTGRPAIELIGVSKAFDGASQQLAVDDMNLTIAAGEFFTFLGPSGCGKTTTLRMIAGFETPTKGRILLQGQDVSDLPAHLRNVNTVFQSYALFPHLNVEDNVAFGLAVKRVPRADRGDRVCAALDLVRMRHAARRKPSELSGGQQQRVALARALVNEPSVLLLDEPFGALDLKLRREMQLEVKEMQRRLGITFVFVTHDQEEALTMSDRIAVMSAGLVRQVDDPIGIYERPADRFTAGFIGDMNMLAATVSGKRDGLFEVEAGGAAFSLRANRAFDVDQSCTLAVRPEALSFASADGSAATCFAGSVAGTVYIGTDRLYAVRLASGETITVRARNTDGADTVAIGQPVTVSCPSAAIHLLKD, encoded by the coding sequence ATGACCATCGAGCAGAAAAACCTCGCGGGCGGCACGGGTCGCCCGGCGATCGAGTTGATCGGCGTCAGCAAGGCGTTCGACGGGGCGTCGCAGCAATTGGCTGTCGACGACATGAACCTGACCATCGCGGCGGGTGAGTTCTTCACGTTCCTCGGCCCGTCGGGCTGCGGCAAGACCACGACATTGCGCATGATCGCCGGCTTCGAGACGCCGACCAAGGGCAGGATCCTGCTGCAGGGCCAGGATGTCTCCGACCTTCCGGCGCATCTGCGCAACGTGAACACCGTCTTCCAGAGTTACGCGCTGTTTCCGCATCTGAACGTCGAGGACAATGTCGCCTTCGGCCTGGCGGTCAAACGCGTGCCGCGCGCGGATCGCGGCGATCGGGTCTGCGCCGCGCTCGACCTGGTGCGCATGCGCCACGCTGCCAGGCGCAAGCCGTCGGAACTCTCGGGCGGCCAGCAGCAGCGCGTGGCGCTGGCGCGTGCCCTCGTCAATGAGCCGTCCGTACTCCTGCTCGACGAACCTTTTGGCGCGCTGGACCTGAAACTGCGGCGCGAGATGCAGCTCGAGGTAAAGGAGATGCAGCGCAGGCTGGGCATCACCTTCGTCTTCGTGACCCACGACCAGGAAGAAGCCCTGACCATGTCGGACCGCATCGCGGTCATGAGCGCAGGCCTGGTGCGGCAGGTCGACGATCCCATCGGCATCTACGAGCGTCCCGCGGATCGCTTCACCGCCGGCTTCATCGGCGACATGAACATGCTGGCGGCCACGGTAAGTGGCAAGCGCGACGGCCTTTTCGAAGTCGAGGCCGGCGGTGCCGCCTTTTCGCTGCGCGCGAACAGGGCATTCGACGTCGATCAATCCTGCACGCTCGCCGTCCGCCCCGAAGCATTGAGCTTTGCCTCGGCCGACGGGTCCGCGGCGACGTGCTTCGCCGGGTCGGTCGCCGGGACCGTCTACATCGGCACCGATCGGCTTTATGCCGTACGCCTCGCCAGTGGAGAGACCATTACCGTGCGTGCGCGCAACACCGACGGCGCGGACACGGTCGCCATCGGGCAACCGGTCACGGTCTCCTGCCCCTCCGCAGCCATTCACCTCCTGAAAGACTAG
- a CDS encoding polyamine ABC transporter substrate-binding protein has translation MMKYKLLLATTALLAASLAASAEELHIYAWASELPQEIVDDFAKETGIATTMDTYDSNETMMAKLSAGASGFDLIEPSQYTVQVLSKQGLLLELDHSKIPNLSNLSEDFKNVSYDAGQKHSVPYIWGTTGLAYNTDCVKQPITSWKAMWDPQYQGRVYMLDNMLAAYIVGLQVNGFRAGTTNAAEIEKATQSLIEQKKVLGGYNSTNFAELVASGEACIVEAWNGNITQILSESPNVRYVIPQEGGSMWIDGFAIPKSAKNVDAAHKFIDYIMRPEVAAKAANLSKSATVIDAAKALLPKEVSGNVAIYPPADSLKKVDFILDTGDATKLYQDGWTKVKTAQ, from the coding sequence ATGATGAAATACAAACTGCTTCTCGCCACCACGGCGCTGCTGGCTGCAAGCCTGGCCGCCTCTGCCGAGGAACTTCACATCTATGCCTGGGCAAGCGAGTTGCCGCAGGAAATCGTCGACGATTTCGCCAAGGAAACCGGCATCGCCACGACGATGGACACCTATGATTCCAACGAGACCATGATGGCCAAGCTCTCCGCCGGCGCCTCGGGCTTCGACCTGATCGAGCCAAGCCAGTACACCGTGCAGGTCTTGTCGAAGCAGGGGCTGCTGCTGGAACTCGACCATTCCAAGATACCTAATCTTTCCAACCTTTCGGAGGACTTCAAGAACGTCTCCTACGATGCCGGCCAAAAACACTCCGTGCCTTACATCTGGGGCACCACCGGGCTCGCCTACAACACCGATTGCGTAAAGCAGCCGATCACCAGTTGGAAGGCGATGTGGGACCCCCAGTATCAAGGCCGCGTCTACATGCTGGACAACATGCTGGCCGCTTACATCGTCGGCCTCCAGGTCAACGGCTTCCGTGCCGGCACCACGAATGCGGCCGAGATCGAAAAGGCGACGCAATCGCTGATCGAGCAGAAGAAGGTGCTCGGCGGCTACAACAGCACCAACTTCGCCGAGCTGGTGGCGTCCGGCGAAGCTTGCATCGTCGAGGCCTGGAATGGCAACATCACGCAGATCCTCAGCGAGAGCCCGAATGTGCGCTACGTGATTCCGCAAGAGGGTGGCTCGATGTGGATCGACGGATTTGCGATCCCCAAGAGCGCCAAGAATGTCGATGCCGCCCACAAGTTCATCGACTACATCATGCGACCGGAGGTCGCTGCCAAGGCAGCCAATCTCAGCAAATCGGCAACGGTGATCGACGCCGCCAAGGCGCTGCTGCCGAAGGAGGTTTCCGGCAACGTGGCGATTTATCCGCCGGCGGATTCGCTCAAGAAAGTCGACTTCATCCTCGACACCGGCGATGCCACGAAACTCTACCAGGACGGCTGGACGAAGGTGAAAACGGCGCAATGA
- a CDS encoding RraA family protein: MSIRSYRIKQIPPPLDRSLIERLARVEAATVGHYLHDRFMRTDIRPLIDGVRVAGTAVTVSIPGADSTLLYYAMDRVRPGDILVIDRAGDERHAPWGGFMAAVAKVRGLAGVIIDGVVTDPAAIRVAGVPTWARGVSPITTKLLNLGGGFNIPIGCGGVVVNPGDAVLADDCGILVLPPEQVDGVTSVALFDQEDEGSWVRKIEAGARLQDLVDIDGMIAERNKKDQASHG, translated from the coding sequence ATGAGCATACGTTCCTACAGGATCAAACAGATCCCTCCCCCGCTCGATCGCTCGCTGATCGAGCGTCTCGCAAGGGTCGAGGCAGCGACCGTCGGTCATTATCTGCACGACCGTTTCATGCGCACCGACATCCGGCCGCTGATCGACGGCGTCCGCGTTGCCGGAACTGCCGTGACGGTGTCGATCCCCGGTGCCGACTCCACACTGCTGTACTACGCGATGGACCGTGTGCGGCCAGGCGACATACTGGTGATCGACCGTGCCGGCGATGAGCGGCATGCGCCGTGGGGCGGCTTCATGGCGGCGGTGGCCAAGGTGCGCGGCCTCGCGGGCGTCATCATCGATGGCGTCGTCACCGATCCCGCAGCGATCCGCGTCGCCGGCGTGCCGACATGGGCGCGTGGCGTGTCGCCGATCACCACCAAGCTGCTCAACCTGGGTGGCGGCTTCAATATTCCGATCGGTTGCGGCGGCGTCGTCGTCAACCCTGGCGACGCGGTGCTCGCAGACGATTGCGGCATCCTCGTGCTGCCACCCGAACAGGTCGACGGGGTCACGTCCGTGGCGCTGTTCGACCAGGAGGATGAAGGCAGCTGGGTGCGAAAAATCGAGGCCGGAGCACGCCTGCAGGATCTCGTCGACATCGACGGCATGATCGCCGAACGCAACAAGAAGGATCAGGCGTCGCATGGCTGA